One window of Paenibacillus sp. FSL K6-3182 genomic DNA carries:
- a CDS encoding ABC transporter ATP-binding protein, whose amino-acid sequence MILKAVGLKRVFGRGSGAVTALSDVHLAIPAGSMVALKGRSGSGKTTLLNMLSALDEPTEGQVFFRDREITRMPGKERSTLRRKEIGLVFQSFGLIPLMNAYENVEFGLRVAGKPFKGNREAAERALEQVGMKERMKHRPAELSGGEQQRVAIARAIAHEPVLLIADEPTAELDSRMGFQVMRVFRELVNRSGMTVVLTTHDPGIMELVDHVISLEDGRIVSQTNIE is encoded by the coding sequence ATGATTCTGAAGGCGGTCGGCCTTAAGCGTGTATTCGGTAGAGGCAGTGGCGCCGTAACCGCGTTATCGGATGTTCATTTGGCTATACCAGCCGGATCAATGGTTGCGCTTAAGGGCAGGTCCGGTTCAGGCAAGACGACTTTGCTGAATATGCTCAGCGCGCTTGACGAGCCAACGGAAGGGCAAGTGTTTTTCCGAGACAGAGAAATTACGCGTATGCCCGGAAAAGAGAGAAGTACTCTGAGGCGCAAAGAAATCGGCCTTGTCTTCCAGTCATTTGGACTTATTCCGCTCATGAATGCATACGAGAATGTGGAATTCGGCCTGCGCGTTGCGGGCAAGCCGTTTAAGGGCAATCGGGAGGCGGCGGAACGGGCATTGGAGCAGGTTGGGATGAAGGAAAGAATGAAGCACCGGCCGGCCGAGCTCTCAGGAGGAGAGCAGCAGCGCGTGGCGATCGCAAGGGCAATTGCCCACGAGCCTGTGCTGCTCATCGCGGACGAGCCGACGGCGGAGCTCGATAGCCGAATGGGCTTTCAAGTGATGAGAGTATTCCGGGAGCTCGTTAATCGTTCTGGTATGACGGTCGTTCTGACCACGCATGACCCGGGCATTATGGAGCTTGTCGATCATGTCATTTCATTGGAGGATGGAAGAA